Part of the Lutra lutra chromosome 4, mLutLut1.2, whole genome shotgun sequence genome is shown below.
AATCTGGGGGGGAAGACTTCGGTGCCCGTGTACCCCGGGGTAAGGACTGCGCcccatcctttctctctcccgCTAGCCCCCCATTGATCCGCCTTCCGCAGAGTGAGCAGAGTTGCAAAGATGACCGGAAACTGAATTTAATTTGGTTTCTGAAGGGCAGAGGGCGAGCGCCGGGCCTCCGTGGTCCAGGCGGGCTGCcgaggagggagggatggtggCTGGGGCCGCAGCGGGAGGCAGCCTGGCGGGGAGGGCATGCCCGTGCTGAGCCTGTCCCCTGTTCCACAGGACGTGTTCTGCCTGCACACACCGGGCGGTGGGGGGTACGGGGACCCGGATGACCCCGccccgccaccgccgccgccgccgccggggtcgccccagcagcccccagcctTCCCGGAGCGCGGCAGCGTCTACGAGTACCGCAGGGCCCAGGAGGCAGTGTGACGGACGGCCCCCACAATAAACAGCTCTTAAGGCGCCCCGTCCCTGCGGCAACTGGCCAGGCTCACGCTCTGCGTCCGTGTCCGTCTTTCCACCCCGGCTGGTGCCTGCGTGCGTGCGTCAGGGGGGCGCAGACACTCGGAGCCGAAGTCCCACGGCCAGGTGGTCAGTGAGCCCCGCCAGGGCGGTGCTGAAGGTCACGTGCTCCACCTCCTAGGGGCAGGAGTCAGGCTGAGGGGTCGCCCCAGCGCCGGCCGCCCCAGCGCCCTgaattctgccacttactggaCTCAGCGGGCCTCCGGCCACTCCCCGGTACATGACATAGTCCACGCGCCGGCCCCGCCAAGGCTTAGTCCGGGGGCCCTCGCCCGGAGGGCCTGCCAGGTAGCGGTggcgcccctcctcctgctccagggCCCTGAGGATGGGCGGTGTCACCACGGCCAGGGGCCAGGGCTCCCCTCCGTGCTGGGCGGTGCCGGACCCCCAGGTGTGCACTCACCTCCGCAGCATCTCCGAGGAGCAGGCCACCGAGTGGCGCAGGGTGGAGGTGTTGAGCAACGTGcctggggcagggcggggagggcGGTCATCGGGGGCGCCGAGGCCCCAGAGCCCTCCCTAGGACCGCTCCCCGCCCGGGCGCCGtacccagggcccagggctgctcCCGGCGAGTGCCCAGCCGGCAGGGGTCCCGGAAGTGGCTGAAGAGCTCGTGCTCCTGCTCCTCTGCGTGGTCTGCGGGGGAGAGGCCAGCGCTCggtgggcggggccgggcggtGGCCCCGCCCCTCTGCGACTTCCCCCTCACCTAAAGAACAGTTGTCGAAGTTTAGGTCACCCAGAAGCACGCTGAAGGCCACGGCATCGCCCCCCTGGCGGCTCTGGGCTTCAAACTGTTGGATCCAGTCCAGCAGAAGCGTCAGCTGTTTGCAGCGCAAGGGCGCGTcccctgcgggggtgggggaggaaggctGAGTACGGATGCTCACCCCACCCCGGCCTCCGCCGGGCCCCGACCTGAGAGCCCACCAAGGCGCTCCACCACTCGGCTCGCGGTGCTCCGGGCCGTGGACAAACGGTGGGGGGAGCGGAGACGCAGACGAGGGCTGGGACCCGCCGCCGCCAGGATGAGAGAGGGGAGACCGCCGGCCCACCGTGCTGACCCTCCCGTCCGCAGGGCTCACCGCTCGGCGCATGCAAGTGCGTGCAGTGCAGGAAGCCCACGATGCGGCGCCCGTCCAGGATGCCCACCTGCGCCTGCAACACCGTGGACCGCCCAGCAACGTCGCCGGTTCGACCCCACGCCCAGCCCTCTCCCCGCGGCCGGTGGGCTTATACCTGTGCGGAAAGCAGTCCTTTGGAGGCCAGCGCGTCCTCGCGCCGTGCTTGGGGGAAGGATCGGAAGGCGGCGCGCAGCAGCGGATAACGGGAGGCCAGCAGCAGCCCACTGCCGAGCAGCTTGAGGTGCGGTCCGGGCTGCAGGCCGAAGGAGCCCACATCGTACAGCACCGGGCCCAGGTAGGGCGCTAGGCGGCCGACGAGGCGGTGCGCCGCGCGCAGGTCGAACACCTCCTGCAGGCACACGAAGTCCAGCCCCGTCGGCACCGCGGCTATCAGCGTCCCACCGGGCGTCCCCGGCCCTGGCGGACTGCAGCCCGTAGTCCCATAGCGCGAGGGCCGCAGACCGGCGAGCAGCACGGCGCCCATGGCCTCGGCGCGCCGCTGGCTGTGCCGCAAGTTGTTGAAGCGCGCTAGGCCGTCGGGCAGCAGGCACAGGTTCGCGCTGAGGAAGCCGAAGCAGCGCGCGGGCTCAGCGGGAGGGCGCCAGGGCGCCGGGGGCGCCCAGCACTCCGGAGGGGGCCGATAGCAGAAGGGGCGGCGCCAAGCCTGCAGGGGCAGCCAGAGCAGCAGGCCGGGCAGGGCGAGGGGCAGGCcggccaggagcagcagcagcagcgcccCCACGGCGCCCGCGGCCGCTCTCAGCGCGCGGCGGTGGTTCGCGCGCGCCAGCGGCGCCCCGCAGCCCAGCAGCTGGTCCAGAGCCCAGTAAGCCGGAAAGAGCAGGGCTCGGGCCAGGCGGTGCAGGGCGTGCAGGGCAGGGTGCGGGAAGGGAGAGGGCCGCAGGCCGCCGGGCGTTGGGGGCCAGTCGGGAGGGGACTGCATGGCGCGCGGGGCTTCTTGGCCTCGGGACGCCCCCGCGACTCCGTCGCCTCCAGCGTGCGAATCGATTCGTTGGTGCGTCCGCGGGAGCTGCAGGGGAGTCGCGGGTCAAGGCTACGTGGCGCAGCCGGTGCGCGGAGCCGGGAAGCCGCGCGCTCCTCACCGGCGCGGAGTGTCGGCGGCCGTTGGAGAGAACAAAAGGGAAAGCGAAAGAGACCCTGGTTTCGCAGCCACGCCTCCGATCCTGCTCGCCCGGCGCCGCCCTCCCCTGAAGGCCGCCGGGAGAACCCCCAGACCTGCCGCTCGGGAACAGGGCCTGGGGAGCAGCCTGCACCAAACGGAGAGCGGTCGTCGCCCGCGCAGGCGGGCTGGCGAAGGGAGCGGGGCGTGCTGCGTCcagctccctcccttctcccggCAAGTCGGCGCGGAATTGCAAGGGCCCTCCGGCCGCGCAGGCTGCCGGGTCCGCCCCACCCCACCCGTCTGCCTCTGTTGCAGCGTCCAGCAGCTGAGTTCAAAGACCCACCCCAGAGGGGGGACGGACTCCGAGGCTCCCGCTGAGCGTCCCAAGAGCTTCccccaggggcctgtcccccGCGGTGACGGCTCTGTGACCTACCCCAAGGAGCTTCCAATCTCCGGGTAAGGGACCGTTGGTTGGGCTTTGTGCCGCTGCTTGCCCCCCCCTTCCCCGGCACGTGAGCCACAGGGAAACCAGCTCCCATCCGGAGAGCCCCCTCGCACCTGCTCTGTTGGCTCCCGGGACCTGCTGCCTCGCGCTCCTTCAGAGGCTGCCTGGACCCCACTTTCTGATCTGAGCTGTGAACCACACCCCTCATCTCCCCGGTTTGCTCCTAAATTGCCCTGTAGTTTGAGTCAGGGCTGCCATTAAGCCCACAGGCGGGGAGGTGCAGGGCTTCCTGCCTCCCCTACTCCCAGTTCTCCAGGAAAACCTGATTCCCTTTAGAACCCAAAATCTGGTGCTGGCTGTGTTCCCCGTTACTGGTGTATGTCCATGCTGGGCCTTCTCAGCAGACCGCGAGATTTCTATCTATAGATTTCCACATCCCTATATGCAGAGTCCTTCCCTGCCTGTCCTGGGGTCTGGCTGGATCCCCTGAAGTAGCAggactgggagtggggaggacagagaggcagggggctcctgggtgcacTCCACGACCCTCTCCTTCCTGCATTCCTCGCTGGGGGCTGATAGGAGTCCCTTGGCCCCTTGGAGTCCTCTGGCTGGCACACACGGATGCTGCAGGAGCCACCTCTGCTGGGGTCCGCATTCCCACCGCTTCAGCCCACCCTCATCCTCCCTTCACAGCCCAGGCCCTCCCCTTCCTCAGGCCGGTCCTCTCCTGTTCCTCTTCTGGGCCAGAGGCCACTCTGCaggctgccccagcccctgccccgcTGCCCTTCCCTCATCTCACTCACACACCCTGGCAAGGACCAGCAGCCTGCTTGCGCTGCTTGGTCTCTGGCACTGCCCACAGGCCCTTCCCCATCTGTCCACAGCTGTCGAGTCTtacagcccccctgccccccctttCCCATTCTGCCCGTGCTCCACCCTGCAGCCCTCTCCACGCTGCCCTCTCCtgctcagccccacccccacgATTCCTGTGGAGCCAGCCTCATCCCCCTGGGCCCACGGCGCCTGCGGAACTGGCCACATCTCCCTGGGCTGACCTGTGGCTCGGGTTTGGGTGGGGCTACTTTCTCCTGGTTCCCTCCCCGCCATCTAACATGCTCTTGCCCTCAAGGAAGGTCCAAAGCCCTCCCTGccgcctctcccactcccctcctccagcctagTGCGGAGGGAAGGATTCCCACACCCACGTCCtgtctcctccctgcttctgccttggACTCTGCACCAGGCTTCAGCGCCCCCGCGCAGCACAGTGCTACTGGCCCAGCGCTTCCTGCTCCAAGTCTCCCCCCCCGCCAGGTGAGGGAAGCCTTGGGACCTTTGAACATGCCCCCCCTTAGTCAAACAGCTGCCCCGGGGTGGGCATGGAGCCCCAGAGCAGGCAGGATCGAAGGGGTGCCGGGGAGTGAGGTGCTGGCCAGCCACCCCCGAGGAGCGGCAGCCCCCGAGTTCTAGCGTCTGTGGGAAGCTTTAATGGCTTTGCACTAGGGTGCGGGGCATGGTGAACCTGGGTGGGCGCGGGCCAGTGTCACCAGATGAACATGGGCTTGCCGTCGTCGTGCGCCAGCTGGCTGAGgcaggagagcagcagcagcGCGTCGCTGAGCATGCTGGGGTGCACAGTCTCCACCAGCACGCGCTGCAGGAAGTCCATGCTGTAGGAGCCGCCCTCCGAGGCCGCCAACTCCGGCCTCTCGCGCAGGATGCCGTAGGCATTCACCAGCTGCTCCGTCAGTGCAGGGTGCACCTGCCCGTTGTAGCCCAGGCTCTGGAGCCGGTTCATGATGCTCACGTACCGCTGTGTGAGGGTCTGGCACAGCTCCTCGTCCAGCTTGTGGTCACTGGGGTTCAAGGAGGCCTGAAGGGACAGTGGCCATCAGGTCCCTCTGCCCCGAGCAGgcacagggcaggagaggggcagatgtGGCTGTGGgtgcaggggctgctgggggaagggggtctgGAGGTCCCGGGGAGAGGCTCTGGAGGGTCTAGGGTTAGGGGGAAGCCAGTGGGTTGAGCTGCAGGGGAGAGTTCCCCAGACTCCATCCCCGtggcctgctccccccaccagcaGGGACTCTGATGGAGCTGAGGCTATGAGCGGCCCACAGagagctcagctgggagcctggaggTGTAGGAAAGAGGAGGAGTCCTGGCTGGCCCACACCCCAGGGGGCCTTTCCCAGGCACCCTGCTGGCTCCCTGCCCTGAGACCTCCCCAGCTTCTCCAGGTCCCTTCTCTGTCGCCCCGCGCtgcctccccagcacccagcacccataCCCCTCCTTCAGTGAGGCCCTGTCCTCCCCTCATGCTGAACTGACTGCCCCAGGCCCTGAACCCACCCTCGGTCTCGGCACCAGGGGGCCTGCTGCCCCTCTGGCGACCCCTCCTGGGCTCTGGCAGCAAGGGGGGGTCCCCGCCCACTTCTTCATTGCCTGTGCCCCCCAACCAGGCAGTGACTGCGTCCCGCAGCAGCTCACCAGGAAGCAGGAAGTCAGCGCCTCCTCTCCACTCCCGCCATTGCCTCTTGGGCACGTGAGGCGCACGCTGACTCAGGCCCCTGCTCATGAGGACCCACACCCAGCCAGTGCTCTGCTGTGGCCATCTTGaagttctttataatttttgaacaaggagCCCTGTTTTCATTTGCACCGAGTCTTGCAAATGATGTAGCTATCACAGGCATGGCCGTGCCCAGACCCCTAGAATGACAGGTCTGAAGTAGCTGGGGGGGGTCTCTCCCTGCCTGCGCCCCCCGCACTTGCCGCTGCCCCATCTGCTCATCCCCTTCCAGCCTTTCCCTGGATGCACACCAGGCTGGGTCCTGAGCGCGAGCTGGGTCCTCACCCCCTCCAGGAAaatcctctgccctcccctccggTCATGTGAACAGGGCACTCGGATCGTGGCTAGGCTCAGCTAAAGCGACCCCTGACCTCTCACAGACGCACCCAGAGCCCTGTGCTCAGACTTTGGGCGCACACTTAGCACCAGAACCAGCCTGCCTCCTCGACTCGAGGCTCTTCTTGGCCGCTaagccttctccctccctttgcctgTTCCCATGCCCGGTGTCGGTGACGGCGAGAGCTCGATCAAACTGAGCGAGCACGTGAATCTTCATGCTAAATGCCTcagtgggggggcagggggtgcacAGCTTTAAGCCTCGGCCCCCTGGGGATGTCAGGACCCATCCTCTACTCATCCTGGGGCTGCGGCTGAGCTCCTGCTGGGTGCTGCACTGGGGGCTTGGAGCTCCAGACAGGAGCAGAAGTCTGCAGGGGGCCCACTGCACCCACCCTGCCAGAGTGCGGGACAGGGGAGAGGAGTGTGGGTGCATTCACACTGAGAGACAAGGCCAGAGCTGCCCCAAAGAGTTGGCCCCTTGACAGTGGGGGGACAGGCGAGGGGAGTGAGTGAGAAGAGCAGGAAGGCACCCCACGGAAGCCAGGGAGCCGTGGGCATGGGTCCCTGCCATACCTTCTGGGCACTGAGAAGCAGGCAGGGCTGAGCAGAGTGTGGCGGAAGGTTCTGTCCTAACGGGTCAGATTTCTGGTCCATTGGCATTGTGGTTCTAAAAGATCAAGCTGACCATATAAGGGAATGGACAGAAGCTGCAAGAGAGGGTTAGGGTCCTGTCCATCCATCCCACAGATATTCTCAGCCGTCCCCTGTGTGGGGCACTGTCGCTGGTGATGGGATTCCCGTCCGAGCAAAGCCCTCTGGGTTTATAGTGATGAaaaggcagagcaggaggaggcTGCCATGGGGAGTCTGGGGAGGGACGTTCTGCAGAGGAGGGGATGGCAGGGCTGGTGCCTGAAGGATGAGGACAACCAGAGCAAAGGAACCTCCGGGACAAGGAACAGTGTGCACGGCATGGAAGGTGCCAGGAGGCAGGGCACAGAGCAAGGGGCCCACGCGGGAGAGCCGGTTTCAGTGGCTGCTTCTGTCACCGTACTGgggctgagcctcagtttccccgctGTGACATGAAGGAAACCAGACTGCCTGGCATCtattttgaagaagaaaggaaatgtctCTGGGGGTGATGTGCACAGCATCGGGCTGGTCTGCCCCACTGCAAGGGGCCCCCAGTTCCACAGGACACATCAGTGGGCTCTCATGTTGAGCAGAATTGTGTTTCAAAGGAATAGAGGAGGGAGGGGCTCTCCCAGGATGTAGGAGCCAGATTACAGGTGGggagtgcgggggtggggggacacagcAAGGCCAACCCAGTCCCTCCCTCTCACACCCTCACAGCGTGTATCACTCCCCAACCTCTAGCATAAATATGTCTTTTGTTACTTATCAAAGGCCTCCCAGGCGCGGGTGAGCTCCCCAAGGGCAGAGACTGTTCATGTCTGTTTGGCATGAACTTGGCAGGCACTGAATGCCCCATAGAGGGAGTGACTagatggagggggaagggcagctgTGGGGCAGGAAGGTGGCCGCAGGTTGGCCCGGGGGTAGGTAAGTGTAGGTGCAGATGTGTCCATGGGAAACATCTTTAGAGGAGGATCAGCGGGGGACCTGGTGTTGGATCAGCTGTGGAGGAGGGAACAGGTGTGACCAAACACGCACGCACCTTGGAGAGACGGAGCCCCGGGGCGCACCACCCAGTCCTCCATTCCGACACTGGCCACGTGCTCAGGGACAGGGAGGTGGCAGCAAGTGTAACGGAGCCGTGTGGTTCAGCCGTCGTCCTCGGAGCAGAGGGCAAGCGCTCAGACACCCGCACTCCGGAGACCGCGGAAGGGCGGTCGGATGATGGAGAAGGTGGCGACGGGAGACGCGCACCGACGGACGCCGGGGTTAGAGAGGGCAGCGCCGCAGCTGGCGAACTACGTGCACCTGCACAGCCGCCCACCTGGGGCgcgggcgcgggggggggggggcgacgCCCCGGGGCGctgccggggcggggggcgcaTCTCCGCGGCCGCGCGCAAACCTCCGCGCCCTCTTCCCCCGCCAGGGTCCGCCCGGCTTTGGCTCCCGACGCTCCGCTGGTGGAAAACTGGCGTATCTGCCGGACTGGAGGGCGCTTCTGCGCCTCAAGGGTATTTACCCTCGAGAGACGTGAAGTAGGACCGCGTGAGCGCTCAGCCCGAGAGACGCAGGCCACGCACAGCCCGCGGACGCACGGACGGACCGACGGACTCCTAAGGCTCAGGAGGGACGGTCAGCAAGACCAGACGGGGCAAAGGGGCCGGACTGTCCCTTTCCCTTGGTGGGGGaagcgcggggtggggggggaccgCGCTCCGGCAGCCAGGCCTGACGTCATTACACTCGAGCCAATGGGGTGAGTCTGCGGCTgcgggccccgcccccggccgagTCCCGGAGCCCGGACCCGCGAGCTGCCGGGGCAGGGACCGCAGGGTCTGGCGGAGAATTCGCCGCGTTTGCGTCCCAGTGCCCGGGCGTGTCCTCCAAGTCCTGAGCCGCCGCGAACGCCGTTCCGGGACGTAAAACCACCGGGGAAGTGCGCTTCACCACCGGATGCCTTCCCCGCACCTCGAGATGCGGGAACAGGGAGGGAAAACTCATGCGATCTtttcaatgaaagagaaaatacattcttagaaagaaaaaaaaatcagcatttcttCATGGCTCGGAGAGCCCGCCCGGAGCTCTCCGTAAATGAGGACGAGGGAGAACTTCCCCACATGACGCGGCAGGTGCTGAGGGGGTCGTCGGGCTTCGCTCGGGAGCCTCTTTCCCAAAGCGCTTGTGCTTCTGTCCCCGGGGCGGGGGCAGTGGTGAAGCGGAGGCCCGGGGGCGAGGTGCGCTCAGGTTTAGGGAGAGGCGGCGGCTGGGACCCCGTACCAACGTCTGTGCCCAGTTTCGGGTCCTCACCTAAACACTGACAGCAAAGCCCCTGGTTACATCAGCTCGTGTGGCTTCTGTTTCCTGCAACCAAGACCTGGGACTTGAGAAGGCGAGAAGTCTGGACGCACAGCACACATCACGCAGACACAAAGCGTGTGTTCCTACGGAGTCGGAAGCATGATGAGGTTGTCCCATCCGCCGCTTCCTTTAAGTAGTGCACGATATGACTGTGCACACGGAAGGGCCAAGATGATACACAGGCGGTGAGAACCAGACCAAGGGTTTGGCACCTGGAAACACACCATTGcgcaaaaaccaaaaccactgtGAGCAGGCCAGCGAGTGGGGCCCCAGAGAGCACcaggggccctgggccctgggtggggggtaTGCGCCCCGAGGTATCCTCACACCGGTGCGGCTGGGCTCCTGGTCTGCTAGGACTGGGACCCGAAAGGAAGGCTGAGAGCACACGCGCCCAGCAGAAGGCCTTTGCAGCTGGGTAGAAGGGGTGACAGGTCTGGGCATTGGAACAACTTTTAGTAGAGCTTAAAAGATGGCATAGGCCACTGACCCTTAAAGCAGATTGCCAGGGTCAGTGGAAATAGGCCACAAGTCCCCGTTCAGTGATGAGGCTCTGTTAGAGCTTGTCGGCGGCCAACTACACAGTATCCACAAAGCCGGCGAGCCAGGACTGGAGCTCGGGTTTAGTGGGACAGCAGGTTGCCGGGACAGCAGGTTTCCTGGGTCTGGATAGAATCGAGGGATTCTAGCAACAACCAACACCGGGTCCAGTGTGCAGAAACACAAGATGTTcggaggaagggaaacagaaatcTGGGCAAAGTGGAATTGGGTGCTGGTAGGAGCCCGCAGTGGGCCAGCCAAGCAGGCGGGATGCGTGGCCTTGAGAGCAGGAAGGATCTCTAGGCTCCTCAGGTGGAACCAGACACCTTCAGCCTGCTGTGGGCTCTACGGAGGGCGAGCCAGGCGGCGTTTGCCCAGCCCCACAGCCTCTTTACAGGTGGGCTCCGGTGGGGCCCCTCTCAGGAGCCTGGGTGCCAAGTGGGTGGCCCCCGGCAGCCCTGGTCATTGCCGAGGGAAGGAGATAGTTCTGACCatgtgaaaacaaaaaacccaaccctaGGACATGCTGAGTCAAGGAAGAGGCAAGCTCAAACCTAAATACAAACAGGCCCCCTCGCAGCCAGCCGCTTTCGTGGGATCACACACCAGCAGCCCGCGGGCCGCTGTTCCCACAGGCTACACACCAGGTCTGTAGTCTAGAGATAAAGACGCTGGAGAGAAGGCGGCCGGGAGCACAGAGggctgttttccaaagaaagCCGGAAtggccctcctcccccatctGAAGCACGGGGTCCCACCCAGAGCTGGCTTGTTAGCAGGGGAGGGGCACACTCTCCGTCCTTCTGGGACGCACTTCTGGGCATCCAGCCCAGCACAGCCTGCATCCCATGACTGCTTCCCGTCCCACTGCCTTGGAGAGCTTCCCACGCGGGGTGGCAAGGCAGACGTGCCCAAGCACCTTTGGGAAGTGGTGTGCTCCGTGTCCCTCCACGGAAGCAGCCTCAGAGAACGGCATGCTAAGAATATACTGGAATGAGCCTGGCCTGAGCCCCTGGCCATGAGGCCACCAGATGCTCACAGGTTATGGGACCTGCCTCCCCTGTGCCACCATAGTGGCCCTTGAGGCTACCAATGGGATGGGGAAAGCGTCAGTTCTGCTAGTCCGGGGAGGGCCCCTGGGAATGAGGGCTGGCCATCTGGAGGCCATCGCAGAGGCGAAGGAGGAGAGGGCTGTCCCAGCCGTGGTCAGGACCGTCCTCTGCCCTATCCTCTGGGGAGGCCAGAAGGCCAAGGCCACAGGCTCCTGACACCAGATGCCCTGGACACCCTCAGGCCACTCGGACTGAATGCCAGGCTTCCTCCATTCCAGGGGGGCCTGGGATTCTGATGTCTTGCCTGGGTTGGAGTCTAGGGCCCCCCAGCAGCTCCTCCAAGGCCAGCATACACCCCATCCCCGACAGGTGAGGGGGCAGGTCCTCTGAGTGGGAGGTGGGAGCCACACACCTGGATGATCTTCTCTGGAATGTTGGAGACCGTGAAGCCGTAGAGCCGTACACGCTCCGGGAAGATGCTGGACAGGATCCTGCGGTCCAGCTGGAAGGCGATCTCCCCCACCAGCCTCTCCCAGGCTAGCTGCTTTGATTCTAGGGACAGCAAGGGAGCTAGTGCCAGGGAGGTCTACAAGGGCATCAGGCATCAGGGGAGACCACCCCCCTCATGTTGACCTTGTGTCACTGACCTCGGGGGCTGTCAGGGAACTTGCTGGCCTTTCGATGGGCCGTCTTCCGTTCCAGCTCTAGGATGCTTTTCCGAGATGTCTCCATGCCACGTGGACCCCGGGCGTCGTTGACTGTAGCCGGGGAGGACGAGGTtcggggcggggagtgggggtttcgtggaggggagtgggggtttcgtggaggggagtggggggtgggcaagggctgggtgggagggtggTGTGCCCGGGTGGGAGACTGGGGGGGGCACTGGACAATGTGGGTG
Proteins encoded:
- the LOC125097458 gene encoding sphingomyelin phosphodiesterase 5-like isoform X1: MQSPPDWPPTPGGLRPSPFPHPALHALHRLARALLFPAYWALDQLLGCGAPLARANHRRALRAAAGAVGALLLLLLAGLPLALPGLLLWLPLQAWRRPFCYRPPPECWAPPAPWRPPAEPARCFGFLSANLCLLPDGLARFNNLRHSQRRAEAMGAVLLAGLRPSRYGTTGCSPPGPGTPGGTLIAAVPTGLDFVCLQEVFDLRAAHRLVGRLAPYLGPVLYDVGSFGLQPGPHLKLLGSGLLLASRYPLLRAAFRSFPQARREDALASKGLLSAQAQVGILDGRRIVGFLHCTHLHAPSGDAPLRCKQLTLLLDWIQQFEAQSRQGGDAVAFSVLLGDLNFDNCSLDHAEEQEHELFSHFRDPCRLGTRREQPWALGTLLNTSTLRHSVACSSEMLRRALEQEEGRHRYLAGPPGEGPRTKPWRGRRVDYVMYRGVAGGPLSPEVEHVTFSTALAGLTDHLAVGLRLRVSAPP
- the LOC125097458 gene encoding sphingomyelin phosphodiesterase 5-like isoform X2; protein product: MQSPPDWPPTPGGLRPSPFPHPALHALHRLARALLFPAYWALDQLLGCGAPLARANHRRALRAAAGAVGALLLLLLAGLPLALPGLLLWLPLQAWRRPFCYRPPPECWAPPAPWRPPAEPARCFGFLSANLCLLPDGLARFNNLRHSQRRAEAMGAVLLAGLRPSRYGTTGCSPPGPGTPGGTLIAAVPTGLDFVCLQEVFDLRAAHRLVGRLAPYLGPVLYDVGSFGLQPGPHLKLLGSGLLLASRYPLLRAAFRSFPQARREDALASKGLLSAQVRGKSQRGGATARPRPPSAGLSPADHAEEQEHELFSHFRDPCRLGTRREQPWALGTLLNTSTLRHSVACSSEMLRRALEQEEGRHRYLAGPPGEGPRTKPWRGRRVDYVMYRGVAGGPLSPEVEHVTFSTALAGLTDHLAVGLRLRVSAPP
- the LOC125097466 gene encoding uncharacterized protein LOC125097466 isoform X2 — encoded protein: MARGASWPRDAPATPSPPACESIRWCVRGSCRGVAGQGYVAQPVRGAGKPRAPHRRGVSAAVGENKRESERDPGFAATPPILLARRRPPLKAAGRTPRPAAREQGLGSSLHQTESGRRPRRRAGEGSGACCVQLPPFSRQVGAELQGPSGRAGCRVRPTPPVCLCCSVQQLSSKTHPRGGTDSEAPAERPKSFPQGPVPRGDGSVTYPKELPISGQ
- the LOC125097466 gene encoding uncharacterized protein LOC125097466 isoform X1, producing the protein MARGASWPRDAPATPSPPACESIRWCVRGSCRGVAGQGYVAQPVRGAGKPRAPHRRGVSAAVGENKRESERDPGFAATPPILLARRRPPLKAAGRTPRPAAREQGLGSSLHQTESGRRPRRRAGEGSGACCVQLPPFSRQVGAELQGPSGRAGCRVRPTPPVCLCCSVQQLSSKTHPRGGTDSEAPAERPKSFPQGPVPRGDGSVTYPKELPISGVRPALAPDAPLVENWRICRTGGRFCASRVFTLERREVGPRERSARETQATHSPRTHGRTDGLLRLRRDGQQDQTGQRGRTVPFPWWGKRGVGGDRAPAARPDVITLEPMG